Proteins encoded by one window of Lycium barbarum isolate Lr01 chromosome 11, ASM1917538v2, whole genome shotgun sequence:
- the LOC132619469 gene encoding uncharacterized protein LOC132619469 — protein MVKTESRIPRMFNWRTVNPKPSVNYLMLGMFKDGEENSCKFNNIVPTISEVEKFGLRAYLVNRRAPPPQTHQEEENEYANFTTTPPHIAAAKKTQKNDASKSPPHKKPRKMSTAALLVEKSPTTIPKKHKTSKSVDLTSLRQELNQFKQEVLAEFKVVFPELKDLRKTIDKNFKKVLKHVKGKQNSEKDDDSETHVPLHDGNLHQQADDYMDHGDDIHMETDTGDVHPTEEKSLAPDIQVGISTDSGDTLKASTEEIAEGGDHSGEPKTSVERPEKGIAPVIQVDIGNESGDTMEASTEEIAEGGDISGEPKTSVERSGKHTMEKQKCSDDSNNSEMIAQVLANIAESEMTDEQVHTEKTEENTSSTVLEEPQTTCSSSGKNHGHGFDKKYPFQIDPITGPLDVQIVNEYRTWLRNGLLVRHDSKKNYEDHYKKKMAVFDNGVKFNFGITTVNDKNWFYLEHIDVIFYYFRKKGKYDKRNNFSFTTVDFLFKHKIDVVHHAYHNVETQTNVANEEKVLIEYVKATGLLPMSRGIPLTMRLYVYNSYRSAGHNAVVGNEIKNLATLMPHFLHLDGFYVNQKSIDLVKDPAYADKGQIDIFEVVYVDNLPQQTAGSTDCGVFAATYAEYLTSGERIPDVIDAHMQRMKYGALLWDYAEGKVVDNAESDNEVPPRPIRPAIDYDTVDAIDV, from the exons ATGGTTAAAACCGAAAGCCGAATCCCAAGAATGTTTAACTGGAGAACAGTGAACCCAAAGCCATCTGTTAACTACTTGATGTTGGGCATGTTTAAGGACGGTGAG GAGAATAGTTGTAAATTCAACAACATTGTTCCGACCATATCAGAGGTTGAGAAGTTTGGTCTGCGTGCATACTTGGTCAACAGACGTGCACCACCACCCCAAACACACCAAGAAGAGGAAAATGAATATGCAAATTTTACCACAACACCTCCCCATATTGCCGCtgccaagaaaactcaaaagaACGATGCTTCAAAATCTCCACCGCACAAGAAGCCCAGGAAGATGTCGACGGCAGCATTGCTTGTTGAGAAGTCACCAACCACAATCCCAAAAAAACATAAA ACCAGCAAATCAGTTGACCTCACAAGTTTGAGGCAGGAACTTAATCAATTTAAGCAGGAA GTGCTTGCTGAATTCAAGGTTGTTTTTCCTGAGCTCAAGGATCTTCGCAAAACTATTGATAAAAATTTCAAAAAGGTTTTGAAACATGTCAAAGGGAAACAAAACTCAGAAAAG GATGATGACAGTGAAACTCATGTTCCTTTACATGATGGCAACTTACATCAACAAGCTGATGATTACATGGACCATGGTGACGATATTCACATGGAGACTGATACGGGTGATGTGCACCCAACAGAG GAGAAGAGTCTTGCACCGGATATTCAAGTCGGTATTAGCACTGATAGCGGCGATACGCTGAAAGCTTCAACCGAAGAGATTGCGGAAGGAGGTGATCATTCAGGAGAACCGAAGACTTCGGTTGAACGTCCG gaaaagggTATTGCACCGGTTATTCAAGTTGATATTGGCAATGAGAGCGGCGATACAATGGAAGCTTCAACCGAAGAGATTGCCGAAGGAGGTGATATTTCAGGAGAACCGAAGACTTCGGTTGAACGTTCGGGGAAACATACTATGGAAAAGCAAAAATGTTCTGATGATTCAAATAATTCCGAG ATGATCGCACAGGTGCTAGCAAATATAGCAGAATCAGAAATGACTGACGAACAAGTTCACACAGAAAAAACCGAGGAAAACACCAGCTCAACTGTCTTAGAGGAACCCCAGACAACAT GTAGTAGTTCGGGCAAGAATCATGGACATGGGTTTGATAAAAAATATCCATTCCAGATAGATCCCATTACTGGTCCACTTGATGTACAGATTGTGAATGAATACCGTACTTGGCTCCGAAACGGTCTGCTTGTGAGGCACGATAGCAA AAAGAACTACGAAGACCATTACAAAAAGAAAATGGCAGTTTTTGACAATGGAGTTAAATTCAATTTTGGCATCACAACTGTCAATGATAAGAACTGGTTTTACCT AGAG CACATTGACGTCATTTTCTATTACTTTCGGAAGAAAGGAAAGTATGATAAAAGGAACAATTTCAGCTTCACCACTGTTGACTTCCTATTCAAGCATAAAATTGATGTGGTCCACCATGCATATCACAATGTTGAAACACAGACAAATGTGGCAAATGAAGAGAAAGTATTGATTGAGTATGTTAAAGCCACAGGCTTATTGCCAATGTCCCGTGGCATACCGTTGACAAT GCGTCTGTATGTTTACAACTCGTATCGATCAGCCGGGCACAATGCAGTTGttgggaatgaaataaaaaatcTTGCAACACTGATGCCACATTTCCTACATTTGGATGGATTCTATGTAAATCAAAAAAGCATAGATTTGGTGAAAGACCCAGCATATGCGGATAAGGGACAAATTGATATCTTTGAAGTTGTCTATGTTGATAATCTGCCGCAACAAACTGCTGGTAGCAC gGACTGTGGTGTTTTTGCGGCAACGTATGCTGAGTATTTGACATCAGGTGAAAGGATTCCAGATGTCATTGATGCACACATGCAGCGTATGAAATATGGTGCACTATTGTGGGACTACGCTGAAGGCAAGGTTGTTGACAATGCAGAGAGTGATAATGAAGTTCCACCAAGACCGATTAGGCCAGCAATCGATTACGACACTGTAGATGCAATTGATGTTTGA